A part of Phoenix dactylifera cultivar Barhee BC4 chromosome 2, palm_55x_up_171113_PBpolish2nd_filt_p, whole genome shotgun sequence genomic DNA contains:
- the LOC103706273 gene encoding uncharacterized protein LOC103706273, which translates to MVGIFSRFSGGWSGHRRAKSAIEVGQTVAPLAEVRGSASLAAAHGIEVAVEMKPVEHPIEPLNHDQPVKCPLPEPSILNDGRIWKERISSANARMRTDLPVVKERSHLESKAGGMKPHLDPPRRAILPSMSAPEHNIIALLEECSAAENQTAGE; encoded by the exons ATGGTGGGGATCTTCTCTCGCTTCTCCGGCGGCTGGAGCGGCCACCGGCGGGCGAAGAGCGCGATC GAGGTTGGGCAAACGGTGGCACCTCTTGCAGAGGTACGAGGTTCTGCATCTCTTGCTGCTGCCCATGGAATTGAAGTAGCAGTTGAAATGAAGCCAGTTGAGCACCCAATTGAGCCTCTCAACCATGACCAACCTGTTAAATGCCCACTACCAGAACCTTCAATACTTAAT GATGGAAGAATATGGAAGGAGCGGATCTCTTCTGCAAATGCAAGAATGAGGACTGACTTACCAGTTGTGAAGGAAAGATCGCATCTTGAATCCAAAGCTGGTGGAATGAAGCCCCACCTCGACCCTCCTAGGCGGGCCATATTGCCATCCATGAGTGCCCCAGAACATAATATCATAGCTCTGCTGGAAGAATGCAGTGCAGCTGAAAACCAGACTGCTGGTGAATGA